The nucleotide sequence AGCCATCTTCACCGCCTCCCGGCGTGACTAGCACAAGCTTTTCCCCAGGTTGAAGGCTTAATGCTTGCCGAACCTGGGTTGGATGCCTGTTACCAGGTTCTTTGCGAATGTAGCCGCAGAACTGTACTTTGTTTACGATCGCAGGCGGAATTTGATATTCCTGACATATATCAAATACATCCGCACTACCAACAACGAGAACGCGATCGTAAAAGATCTGAATTGCTTCATAGTAACCATGTTTTTGCCAATCCTGAATTGTTGCATCAGGGTGGTCCAAAATGTCTCGCAGCAACAGCACTATTTGAGTATCTGGCAGTTCCGCCCTCAGATATTCCATTGAAGCCTGCAACTCATTTTGCATGCCATAGGGCTTTTTATCTACTAGAAACACATCTGGTTTAAAGCTGGCAATTGCAGATAAAATCAGTTGCGATCGCAACTGTACAGTTTCCTGTGTTTCTGTGCCTAAATACTTGGCAGATAGTTCACCGGAAGTACCCCGATTTAAGCAGGGTAGCTTGATGTAATCCAATCCTTGTGGCAACCGAAAGCTATGTAACATCGGTGATCCAGACACCATCAAGATTGACAGTTCAGGGATTGAACGCAGCAAATAGGTGCAAATTGCCAACATTCTGCGAATATTGCCGAGACCAAAGCCATCATGGGAGTAAACCATCAGTCTCATAGTGCAATGGTCCTTCATAGTAAGGTAAGGAAACAACCCTATCAATTTTGGGTTAGCGTAGGTTCTGGAGATGCACCAGAAATGCTACTGAGAAGAGCTGTAGTAACACTAATTACTGGAATGCCTGTACAAAGGCTTCCTCATGATTCCATGAGTTGACTATTCATCCTGTTGACAGGTACATAGCAGAATAGTGTCATTTAGATTGGATCAGCCAATGCTGAATAATGTTTTGCATCTCGCTACCAGTCATCAGGTACTGGCCAAAACAGGTTGTGCAGATCCCACTGAAGCAGTTTGATTGGTTAACATCAAACAGCGCGTCAGTAACGCATTTGTGCTTAGAGAACGACCAATACCGATATAGTGAAAACCTGCCTCTTCCAAAAGGATTGGATCCAGGAAGTTTCGACCGTCGATCAGAATAGCAGTCTCCATCTGACTGGCGAGATAACGATAGTTTAAGTTACGGAATTGCTGCCATTCAGTAACCAGTACCAGAGCATCACAGTTGTCTGCCAACTGTTCAGGATTTTCAACAAATGTCACGGCTTCCAGTGCCGCATACCCATGGGCATGAAAAATAAGTGGGTCATGCGCTCTGACTTTTGCCCCCAAACGGTTCAACGCTTCAACCAGGTCAAGCGAAGGGGCATCTCTCAAGTCATCGGTGTTGGGTTTGAAGGTCAAGCCTAATAATCCAATTGTCTTGCCCTTGAGAACTTTCAACACCTGCTGAAGCTTTTCAATGACGATCAATCGCTGTTGCTGATTGGTTGCCACTGCGGATTTCAGCAATTGTGCCTCATAACCATAATCATTTGCTGTATGAATCAAAGCAGACACATCTTTGGGGAAGCAAG is from Leptothermofonsia sichuanensis E412 and encodes:
- a CDS encoding glycosyltransferase family protein; translated protein: MRLMVYSHDGFGLGNIRRMLAICTYLLRSIPELSILMVSGSPMLHSFRLPQGLDYIKLPCLNRGTSGELSAKYLGTETQETVQLRSQLILSAIASFKPDVFLVDKKPYGMQNELQASMEYLRAELPDTQIVLLLRDILDHPDATIQDWQKHGYYEAIQIFYDRVLVVGSADVFDICQEYQIPPAIVNKVQFCGYIRKEPGNRHPTQVRQALSLQPGEKLVLVTPGGGEDGYHLIHTYLSSLSHQPSGLKLRSLIICGPEMPLEQQAALVETASSFPHVQISEFTDDLMSYMVAADGVVAMGGYNTTCEILSAGKRAVIVPRVKPSQEQWLRAERLAKLGVLVAIHPDQLTPQGLMRSLVQQLNALKPTGSSAEIDLCALPRIAQYIRTMLAQKGHSMAKSPLLPLQPVPKLGNSNSWLKGWLSVSTKSPTF